The genomic segment ACGAAACTCCCCTAGACCGCTTCAAGCAGGCTTTGACCGGCGCCGCGCGCGCGATTTCGCAGGATGCGGAAATCGATGTGACCTGGACGGCAGATGCCCCCGGCATCGTGGGGGATTCGATCAAGGTGCCCATGCCCGGCCGATCCCTGCCGCGCGAGCAGGCGCAGCAGGCGCGCGGCTTTGCCGACAGCTTTTCGCTGCGGATGAAGCACCACAATCAGGCGCTGCACAATCGCCACGCCCCGGTCGAGCCTTCGGCGCGGGCCTGTTACGATGCAGTGGAAGCCGTGCGCTACGAGGCACTGGGCGAGAATAATTACGACGGCATTCGCGGAAATCTGGCGGCATCGCTGGATATGCGCATGGCGTCCGATCCCATCTCGCGCGCCACCAGCGCCGACGAGGTTCCGATCCAGACCGCGCTGGCCCTGATGCTGCGGGAAAAGCTGACCGGCCAGCCGGTGCCGCGTTCCGCCGAGCAGGGCGTCAATTTCGTGCGCGAGTGGATCGACGAGAAGGCGGGCGGCGATTTCGACCGGCTGGCTCTGTCGATCGACGATCAGAAGGCGTTCCAGTCGCTCACGCTCGACATGCTGCGCCATCTGGAACTGACCCGCGCGGAAGAGATCGATCAGCCCTCCAACGAGGAAGGCGAGGATCAGGCGGGCGAACAGTCCGGCGAGGATGAGGGCGACGAGGATCAGCCCCAGAACGAACAGCGCAAGCAGCAGGACGTCGCCGCCGAAAGCGGCGAGGGCGAACAGGACGGCGAGAGCGACCAGCAAGTCGAGCAGGAACAGGAACTGACCGACGGCGACGTGGGCGAGGACGGGGAAGAGGGCATGATACCCGTCCGCCCGAACCGCCCCTGGACCGACGATCCCTCAACTTTCGACTACAAGATCTACACCGAGGAATTCGACGAGATCGTTTCTGCCGCGGATCTGTGCGACGAGGACGAGCTGACCCGCCTGCGCGCCTATCTCGACAGCCAGCTGACCGGGCTGCAGGGCGTGGTGACCAAGCTCGCCAATCGCCTCCAGCGCCGCCTGATGGCGCAGCAGAACCGCAGCTGGGACTTCGATCAGGAAGAAGGCCTGCTGGATGCCGCGCGGCTGGCCCGCGTGGTGATCAGCCCCGGCCAATCGCTGTCCTA from the Erythrobacter sp. SG61-1L genome contains:
- the cobT gene encoding cobaltochelatase subunit CobT; amino-acid sequence: MANETPLDRFKQALTGAARAISQDAEIDVTWTADAPGIVGDSIKVPMPGRSLPREQAQQARGFADSFSLRMKHHNQALHNRHAPVEPSARACYDAVEAVRYEALGENNYDGIRGNLAASLDMRMASDPISRATSADEVPIQTALALMLREKLTGQPVPRSAEQGVNFVREWIDEKAGGDFDRLALSIDDQKAFQSLTLDMLRHLELTRAEEIDQPSNEEGEDQAGEQSGEDEGDEDQPQNEQRKQQDVAAESGEGEQDGESDQQVEQEQELTDGDVGEDGEEGMIPVRPNRPWTDDPSTFDYKIYTEEFDEIVSAADLCDEDELTRLRAYLDSQLTGLQGVVTKLANRLQRRLMAQQNRSWDFDQEEGLLDAARLARVVISPGQSLSYKVEQDQEFKDTIVTLLIDNSGSMRGRPISIAAISADIMARTLERCGVKVEILGFTTRAWKGGQSREKWLAEGKAAQPGRLNDLRHIVYKKADEPMRRARKNLGLMMREGLLKENIDGEALLWAHTRLLARPEDRRILMVISDGAPVDDSTLSVNSAGYLEQHLRKVIDWIEKQSPVQLVAIGIGHDVTRYYKRAVTIMDVEQLGGTIIEQLAGLFEVD